The Parabacteroides sp. AD58 genome includes a window with the following:
- a CDS encoding DUF542 domain-containing protein produces MELRCKKVKDIVLENSASASVFFRYGIDYCNGNMSLEDLSGENSANIDEVLHDLENISHQGTPFYLWPLDLLLDYIIKYHHRNTKEKGAYLLSMIENVKDNYGMEYPELNELFNQVKLSMHDLESHFQKEESVLFPYLYELFDASHNEEYIETMHCGTISNPIRVMTMEHENERMRYMHLRKITNGFRVPDENLCINYEQMMVELETFVEDLFEHIFIENNILFPQFEKLEREWVR; encoded by the coding sequence ATGGAACTTAGATGTAAGAAAGTAAAGGATATTGTCTTAGAAAACTCTGCAAGTGCGTCTGTTTTCTTCAGATATGGGATAGACTATTGCAATGGAAATATGAGTTTGGAAGATTTATCTGGAGAAAATAGCGCTAATATAGATGAAGTCCTCCACGATTTGGAAAATATATCACATCAGGGAACACCATTTTATTTATGGCCTTTAGATTTGCTTTTAGATTATATTATAAAGTATCATCACAGGAATACAAAGGAAAAAGGGGCTTATCTTCTTTCTATGATTGAGAATGTGAAGGACAATTATGGAATGGAATATCCTGAATTAAATGAATTGTTTAATCAGGTTAAGTTGTCAATGCACGACTTGGAATCGCATTTTCAGAAAGAAGAGAGTGTGTTATTCCCATATTTGTATGAATTGTTCGATGCTTCACATAATGAAGAATATATAGAGACTATGCATTGTGGAACAATTTCAAATCCTATCAGAGTAATGACAATGGAGCATGAAAATGAAAGGATGCGCTATATGCATTTGAGAAAGATTACAAACGGTTTTAGAGTACCGGATGAAAATCTTTGTATAAATTATGAACAGATGATGGTTGAACTGGAAACGTTTGTAGAGGATTTATTTGAGCATATATTCATTGAAAATAATATTCTATTTCCTCAATTTGAGAAATTGGAGAGAGAATGGGTAAGATGA
- a CDS encoding cytochrome c biogenesis protein yields MSWDWFIYFAIASVLFWIIGSWNAFKEFKIRACTFTFIGLLVFGTFIVLLWYSLERPPLRTMGETRLWYSFFLPFAGLITYMRWRYKWILGFSTILSVVFICVNILKPEIHNKALMPALQSPWFAPHVIIYMFAYAMLGASAIMGIYLLWIKKNQGDVKEMALCDNLVYVGLSFMTLGMLTGALWAKEAWGHYWSWDPKETWAAVTWFSYLTYIHMRIGMHNKRKASLYVLLLSFVFLQMCWWGINYLPSAQGSSIHTYNMN; encoded by the coding sequence ATGAGTTGGGACTGGTTTATATATTTTGCCATAGCGTCTGTATTGTTCTGGATTATAGGTTCATGGAATGCTTTTAAAGAATTCAAAATACGAGCATGTACATTTACTTTTATAGGACTTCTTGTCTTTGGAACATTTATAGTCTTGTTGTGGTATTCATTGGAGAGACCTCCTTTGCGCACAATGGGAGAGACCCGTCTGTGGTATTCTTTTTTCCTGCCATTTGCTGGGTTGATTACCTATATGAGATGGAGGTATAAATGGATACTTGGATTCAGTACTATACTGTCTGTAGTATTCATTTGTGTAAACATTCTTAAACCTGAAATTCACAATAAGGCTTTGATGCCTGCGTTGCAAAGCCCATGGTTTGCTCCTCATGTCATTATATACATGTTTGCTTATGCTATGCTTGGGGCTTCGGCCATAATGGGAATTTATCTTTTATGGATAAAGAAAAATCAAGGCGATGTCAAAGAAATGGCCTTGTGTGATAACCTGGTATATGTCGGATTGTCATTCATGACTCTAGGTATGTTGACCGGAGCATTATGGGCAAAGGAAGCATGGGGACATTACTGGTCATGGGACCCAAAAGAAACATGGGCTGCAGTTACATGGTTTTCATATCTCACATATATACATATGAGGATAGGAATGCATAATAAACGGAAAGCATCCTTGTATGTTTTACTGTTATCGTTTGTGTTTCTGCAGATGTGCTGGTGGGGAATAAATTATTTGCCGTCTGCACAAGGTAGCAGTATACATACTTATAATATGAACTGA
- the nrfA gene encoding ammonia-forming cytochrome c nitrite reductase produces the protein MNNNFKSWHGWLLFGVSMTVVFCLGLAVSALSERRAEVVSIFNNRKNPMKGIVPQNEKFQSDFPREYQTWTETANTDFQSEFNGNVMVDVLEQRPEMVILWAGYAFSKDYSTPRGHMHAIEDIRATLRTGSPENENDGPQPSTCWTCKSPDVPRMMQEIGVDSFYNNKWAAFGSEIVNPIGCSDCHDAETMDLHISRPALIEAFARQGKDITKATPQEMRSLVCAQCHVEYYFKGDGKYLTFPWDKGMTVETIEQYYDENNFSDYTHALSRAPIIKAQHPDYEISQMGIHGQRGVSCADCHMPYKSEGGMKFSDHHIQSPLAMIDRTCQVCHRESEETLRNNVYERQRKANEIRNRLEEELASAHIEAKFAWDKGATDNEMKPVLKLLREAQWRWDFGVASHGAAFHAPQEIQRILSHGLDRALQARLSISRILAKHGYTDNVPMPDISTKEKAQKFIGLDIPAEKAAKERFMNKTVPGWLKEAKSNGRII, from the coding sequence ATGAACAATAATTTTAAATCTTGGCATGGATGGTTGTTGTTTGGTGTTTCAATGACCGTTGTTTTTTGTTTGGGACTTGCTGTTTCTGCATTGTCTGAACGCAGGGCAGAAGTGGTAAGCATATTTAATAACAGAAAAAATCCTATGAAGGGTATTGTACCTCAGAATGAGAAGTTCCAGAGTGATTTCCCGAGAGAATATCAGACTTGGACAGAAACTGCCAATACTGATTTTCAGAGTGAATTTAATGGAAACGTAATGGTTGACGTCCTAGAACAACGTCCTGAAATGGTCATTCTTTGGGCTGGTTATGCTTTCTCAAAGGACTATTCTACACCGCGTGGACATATGCATGCAATAGAGGATATACGAGCAACATTACGTACTGGTTCTCCGGAAAACGAAAATGACGGTCCCCAGCCTTCTACATGCTGGACATGCAAGAGTCCTGATGTCCCACGTATGATGCAGGAAATAGGTGTTGATTCATTCTATAATAATAAGTGGGCTGCTTTTGGCTCTGAGATTGTAAATCCTATAGGATGTTCAGACTGTCACGATGCAGAGACTATGGATCTTCATATAAGCCGTCCGGCTTTGATTGAAGCATTTGCACGTCAGGGAAAAGATATAACAAAGGCAACACCGCAGGAAATGCGTTCTTTGGTCTGTGCGCAGTGCCATGTGGAATATTACTTCAAAGGGGATGGAAAATATCTGACATTTCCTTGGGACAAGGGTATGACAGTGGAAACAATAGAACAATATTATGATGAGAACAATTTCTCTGACTATACACATGCCTTAAGCCGTGCTCCTATTATCAAGGCACAACATCCTGATTATGAAATATCCCAGATGGGAATTCATGGACAGCGTGGGGTATCATGTGCAGACTGCCACATGCCGTATAAGAGTGAAGGTGGTATGAAGTTCAGTGACCATCATATCCAGAGCCCTCTTGCCATGATAGACCGTACATGTCAGGTTTGCCACCGTGAAAGTGAGGAAACTTTGCGTAATAATGTTTATGAACGTCAGCGTAAGGCTAATGAAATAAGAAACCGTCTGGAAGAAGAACTGGCTTCTGCACATATTGAAGCCAAATTTGCATGGGACAAGGGAGCTACGGATAATGAAATGAAGCCTGTTCTAAAGCTTCTTCGCGAGGCACAGTGGAGATGGGACTTTGGAGTAGCATCACACGGAGCAGCATTTCATGCGCCTCAGGAAATACAGAGAATCCTTTCGCATGGACTTGACAGAGCCTTACAAGCGAGATTGTCTATTTCCAGGATATTGGCAAAGCATGGATATACGGACAATGTACCTATGCCTGATATTTCAACCAAGGAAAAGGCTCAGAAATTTATCGGATTGGATATTCCAGCAGAGAAAGCTGCAAAGGAGCGTTTTATGAATAAGACTGTACCAGGTTGGTTGAAAGAGGCAAAGTCTAACGGACGTATTATTTGA
- a CDS encoding HD domain-containing protein codes for MNTTHLQLISSMIEYYRGDAKRIQHFIKVYNFASLLGRQEQLDEETLFILETAAIVHDIGIRICEQKYGVCDGKHQELEGPAEAEKLLIKTGNYTCEQIERVCWLVGHHHTYTNISGIDYQLLVEADFLVNIFEDGFSAEMIENVRNKIFRTQSGIQCLEDMYLKAN; via the coding sequence ATGAATACAACACATTTGCAGCTAATTTCCTCTATGATAGAATACTATCGGGGTGATGCTAAACGAATACAACATTTTATCAAAGTATATAATTTTGCTTCATTGCTTGGAAGACAAGAACAATTGGACGAAGAAACTCTTTTTATTCTTGAAACAGCAGCAATTGTTCATGATATTGGCATACGTATATGTGAACAGAAGTATGGAGTTTGTGATGGAAAACACCAGGAACTTGAAGGTCCGGCAGAAGCGGAGAAACTCTTGATAAAAACAGGTAATTATACATGTGAACAGATAGAACGGGTTTGTTGGTTAGTCGGTCATCATCACACATATACAAATATCAGTGGAATAGATTATCAGTTGCTTGTTGAAGCAGACTTTCTTGTTAATATATTCGAGGATGGATTCTCTGCTGAAATGATTGAGAATGTAAGAAATAAGATATTTAGAACACAATCAGGAATACAATGTTTAGAAGATATGTATTTGAAAGCTAACTGA
- a CDS encoding Crp/Fnr family transcriptional regulator, producing the protein METIEFNDYYKDILFSIPLFRDLNTILKKRLIQELDFNLFKIQNNEIIAEQGEACSRLYILLKGELEVNIIDANGNEVLIENIVAPRAFATPHLFKEDNRFPATFKTIEESILLTATKDSTFRLISECPDILRSFLCVSGKCNICTTVRLDVLSRKTIRERILVYLFKKQAKDSNIIKMPHTLTQLAEYLNVTRPALSTEFNKMEKEGLIKRIPNGNIELNLAKIKRPI; encoded by the coding sequence ATGGAGACAATTGAATTTAATGACTATTATAAAGATATATTATTCTCAATACCACTATTCCGTGATTTAAATACTATATTAAAAAAGAGACTCATTCAGGAACTTGATTTTAATTTATTCAAGATTCAAAATAATGAAATAATTGCAGAACAAGGAGAAGCCTGTTCCAGGCTATATATCTTATTAAAAGGAGAATTAGAGGTCAATATTATTGATGCAAATGGCAATGAGGTTCTAATCGAAAATATTGTGGCCCCACGTGCATTTGCAACTCCTCATTTGTTTAAAGAAGACAACAGATTCCCCGCAACATTTAAAACGATTGAAGAATCTATACTTCTGACAGCTACAAAGGATTCCACATTCCGTCTCATCAGTGAATGTCCTGATATTTTAAGAAGTTTTCTTTGTGTATCCGGAAAATGTAATATATGTACAACTGTACGTTTGGATGTTTTATCCAGAAAAACAATTAGAGAACGTATCCTAGTATATCTGTTTAAAAAGCAGGCTAAAGACTCTAATATCATTAAGATGCCTCATACTTTAACGCAGCTGGCTGAATATTTGAATGTTACAAGACCTGCATTATCAACTGAATTCAATAAAATGGAAAAGGAAGGATTAATAAAAAGAATACCTAATGGTAACATAGAATTAAACTTGGCTAAAATTAAAAGGCCCATATAA
- a CDS encoding cytochrome c biogenesis protein ResB, whose translation MWKNTWGVKEGIMTCGGLIAIGLILHLFTGAVDWSSFAWPLNICILTVYVVVLIMLYILRKKLYFVRWTMSYNAAVPSLIAVVFLTFLMGMIKQMPSSVSSDGFSIFNSMLSFWPFILVYIWMTSIVGLVSIKYLFSFRVARIPFLLNHLGLFIALVSATLGSADMKRLTMNTRIGQTEWRATDINGNLHELPLAIELKDFSIDEYPPKLMLIDNSTGKALPYDKPEHLLLEDGVNSGKLSEWKFEILDRIEMAASVSGEDTVRYVEWPSTGATYAVNVKAVSCDGKRTASGWVSCGSFLFPYQALRLDSICSLVMPDREPRRFSSDVVIYTESGKKQEKTIEVNKPADIENWKIYQLSYDESKGRWSDISVFELVLDPWLPAVYVGIIMMMFGAVCMFVTAQKKNN comes from the coding sequence ATGTGGAAGAATACTTGGGGAGTAAAAGAAGGAATAATGACCTGTGGCGGATTGATAGCCATAGGTCTTATTTTGCATCTATTTACGGGGGCTGTTGACTGGAGCAGTTTTGCTTGGCCACTTAATATCTGTATTTTAACAGTGTATGTAGTGGTTTTGATAATGCTTTATATTTTAAGGAAAAAGCTATATTTTGTTCGTTGGACAATGTCGTATAATGCAGCTGTACCATCATTGATAGCAGTTGTATTTCTGACATTCCTTATGGGGATGATAAAACAGATGCCGTCTTCTGTTTCTTCGGACGGATTTTCCATATTTAACAGTATGCTTTCTTTTTGGCCTTTCATTCTGGTTTATATTTGGATGACTTCAATAGTGGGGCTAGTTTCTATAAAATATTTGTTCTCATTTCGTGTTGCCAGAATACCATTTCTGCTAAATCATTTAGGGTTGTTTATAGCTTTGGTTTCAGCTACTTTGGGAAGTGCTGACATGAAGAGGCTGACTATGAATACCCGTATTGGTCAGACTGAATGGCGTGCTACAGACATTAACGGGAATTTACATGAATTGCCGTTAGCCATAGAACTAAAGGACTTCAGTATAGACGAATACCCACCGAAACTGATGCTGATAGATAATTCTACAGGAAAGGCTTTACCATATGATAAACCTGAACACCTTTTGCTGGAAGATGGGGTAAATTCAGGTAAGCTGTCAGAGTGGAAGTTTGAAATATTGGACAGAATAGAAATGGCTGCATCAGTATCAGGAGAAGATACTGTAAGGTATGTTGAATGGCCAAGTACCGGAGCCACTTATGCTGTAAACGTGAAGGCTGTTTCCTGTGATGGGAAACGAACTGCAAGTGGTTGGGTAAGCTGTGGAAGTTTTCTGTTCCCATATCAGGCTCTTCGCCTTGATAGTATTTGCAGTCTGGTAATGCCGGATAGAGAACCCAGACGTTTCTCTTCAGATGTAGTTATATATACAGAAAGCGGAAAAAAACAGGAAAAAACAATAGAAGTAAACAAACCTGCAGATATAGAAAACTGGAAGATTTATCAGTTGAGTTATGATGAAAGCAAAGGACGTTGGAGTGATATAAGTGTTTTTGAACTGGTTTTAGATCCTTGGCTTCCGGCTGTTTATGTAGGAATTATAATGATGATGTTTGGTGCTGTGTGTATGTTTGTCACTGCCCAAAAGAAAAATAATTAG
- a CDS encoding PRTRC system ThiF family protein encodes MHFTDRYLLNPHHPVTVFVIGAGGTGSQVITNLASMSMALQALGHPGLHVTVFDPDTVSQANIGRQLFSETELGLNKAVSLVTRINRFFGYAWTAEPQCFPTRNFSEDSTANIIITCTDNIRSRLTLWKFLKKVRKENFSDHSAPIYWMDFGNSQTKGQVIIGTVREKVLQPSSQEYIPMPKMNVITEEVDYAKIKEKESGPSCSLAEALEKQDLFINSTLAHIGCDILWRMFKEGKTLYRGAYVNLDTLKVTSIPV; translated from the coding sequence ATACATTTTACCGACCGCTATCTGCTCAATCCGCATCATCCGGTAACGGTATTCGTCATCGGAGCCGGAGGTACCGGCTCACAAGTGATAACCAATCTGGCAAGCATGAGTATGGCACTTCAAGCATTGGGCCATCCCGGACTGCATGTCACCGTATTCGATCCCGACACAGTAAGCCAGGCCAATATAGGACGCCAGCTTTTCAGCGAGACGGAACTGGGACTGAACAAGGCCGTATCACTTGTCACACGCATCAACCGTTTCTTCGGATACGCATGGACTGCAGAACCGCAATGTTTTCCTACCAGGAATTTTTCTGAAGACAGCACAGCAAATATCATCATTACCTGTACGGACAATATACGTTCACGTCTTACGCTTTGGAAGTTCCTGAAGAAAGTCCGCAAAGAAAACTTCAGTGACCATTCGGCTCCCATATATTGGATGGATTTCGGGAACAGCCAGACAAAAGGACAGGTCATCATCGGAACAGTACGTGAGAAAGTTCTCCAACCTTCTTCACAGGAATATATTCCTATGCCTAAAATGAATGTCATCACCGAGGAAGTGGACTATGCAAAAATCAAGGAAAAAGAATCAGGACCAAGCTGTTCTCTGGCGGAAGCCCTGGAAAAACAGGATTTGTTCATTAACTCTACACTGGCACATATCGGATGTGACATTTTATGGAGAATGTTCAAGGAAGGAAAGACACTGTATCGCGGTGCCTATGTCAATCTGGATACATTGAAAGTGACCTCAATCCCGGTATAA
- the thiD gene encoding bifunctional hydroxymethylpyrimidine kinase/phosphomethylpyrimidine kinase: MIKEGKVSYRVFVIAGSEPLGSAGIQADVKAISACGGYAAGAITCVVDEDTEHVKDVCLIPVDMVVSQIQSFMEDVEADCIKTGMLYSKDLVLKVSETIKNYAGIPLVVDPVMVSSSGDQLLEDEAIFCYKKKLMPLATIITPNMREAEILLGRKLNIHGILDDLKELSIWGNSVIIKSVPYKDKLADYFYCPQNGDFREYIKPIIKTKNVNGTGDMFASSIATYLARGWNIIDAIDKSEDFIHKAISYGAKFSFGTGFGPVFPFYKNYTKLQKENLRYRMNISQDRNNR, encoded by the coding sequence ATGATTAAGGAAGGAAAGGTCTCTTACAGGGTTTTTGTTATAGCAGGTAGTGAACCTCTTGGCTCTGCAGGGATACAGGCAGATGTCAAGGCAATATCTGCATGTGGAGGATACGCTGCAGGGGCTATCACATGTGTTGTTGATGAAGATACAGAGCATGTAAAGGATGTTTGTTTAATACCTGTTGATATGGTAGTGTCTCAAATACAGTCTTTTATGGAGGATGTCGAGGCCGACTGTATTAAGACTGGAATGCTGTATTCGAAAGATTTGGTATTGAAAGTCTCTGAGACGATAAAAAACTATGCTGGTATACCGTTGGTGGTAGATCCTGTTATGGTTAGTTCCTCGGGTGATCAACTTCTTGAAGATGAAGCTATTTTTTGTTATAAAAAGAAACTGATGCCACTAGCCACTATCATTACACCTAATATGCGAGAGGCAGAGATTCTACTCGGGCGAAAATTGAATATACATGGGATTCTAGACGACTTGAAGGAACTTTCTATTTGGGGTAATTCTGTGATAATAAAATCTGTGCCATATAAAGATAAACTTGCAGATTATTTTTATTGTCCACAAAATGGTGATTTTAGGGAATATATTAAACCTATAATTAAAACAAAGAATGTGAATGGAACGGGTGATATGTTCGCATCATCTATTGCTACTTATTTAGCAAGAGGATGGAATATTATTGATGCAATAGATAAATCTGAAGATTTTATTCATAAGGCCATAAGTTATGGAGCAAAATTTTCTTTCGGGACAGGTTTTGGGCCGGTTTTTCCATTCTACAAGAATTATACTAAATTACAGAAAGAAAATCTCAGATATAGAATGAATATCTCTCAAGACAGAAATAATAGGTGA
- the nrfH gene encoding cytochrome c nitrite reductase small subunit, translating to MILSKRQKIITAIMAGTIVGGGLFFLYMLRAHTYLTDEPSACVNCHIMSPYYATWMHSSHSINATCNDCHVPHENFVKKWTFKGMDGMKHVAAFLTSSEPQVIQAHPASSQVIMNNCIRCHQQLNTEFVETGRIDYMMSEVGKGKACWDCHREVPHGGKNSLSSTPNAIVPLPESPVPEWLKKMKK from the coding sequence ATGATATTATCTAAAAGGCAGAAAATAATAACAGCCATCATGGCTGGAACTATAGTAGGAGGTGGATTATTTTTCCTTTATATGTTGAGGGCGCATACTTATCTTACTGATGAACCTTCAGCTTGTGTGAATTGTCATATTATGTCCCCTTATTACGCTACATGGATGCACAGTTCTCATTCAATAAATGCTACTTGTAATGATTGTCACGTTCCTCATGAGAACTTTGTAAAGAAATGGACTTTTAAGGGAATGGATGGAATGAAGCATGTTGCAGCTTTTCTGACAAGTTCTGAACCACAGGTCATACAGGCACATCCTGCAAGCTCACAAGTAATAATGAATAACTGTATACGATGCCACCAGCAACTTAATACTGAATTTGTGGAAACAGGACGTATAGACTATATGATGTCTGAAGTTGGAAAAGGGAAAGCATGTTGGGATTGCCATAGGGAGGTACCTCATGGAGGTAAAAACAGTCTCTCTTCCACTCCCAATGCGATAGTTCCACTACCTGAATCACCCGTACCGGAATGGCTTAAGAAAATGAAGAAATAA
- a CDS encoding alginate export family protein: MRRRNLSMLIAFLFIGNVSISYAQEENNEKDKFFVSAQIRTRGEYRNGALYPRNESDLPSGFINERARLSLGYERQRLSLKFSAQHVGVWGQDALVDKNGRFILNEAWAAFEFNDYWFMQLGRQALSYDDERILGGLDWNVAGRYHDALKIGYRKNGHQLHGIFAFNQNDENVIGGTFYDSSKTKLYKNMQTLWYHYDFASTPLQFSIMAMNLGQEGGDAESRKSDTQYMQTFGTYIKYAPGQWNLSGAFYYQFGKNVSSRSVSAFMGSARASYNINKSWSVNVGTDYLSGNDKSDGTYKAFNPLYGTHHKFYGAMDYFYASDFIGGYNPGLSDTQIGVGYKVSSSVSMGMNYHYFATAVKLENLERSLGSEIDYQLDWKIMKDVSLSLGYSVMFGTSTMDIVKGGNHNSWQDWGWISLNINPQIFCK; the protein is encoded by the coding sequence ATGAGAAGAAGAAACTTATCTATGTTGATAGCATTCTTATTTATAGGAAATGTATCAATCTCTTATGCCCAGGAAGAAAATAACGAAAAAGACAAATTTTTTGTTTCGGCCCAGATTCGTACAAGAGGTGAATACCGTAATGGAGCATTGTATCCGCGTAATGAAAGTGATTTGCCGTCCGGTTTTATAAATGAACGTGCCAGACTTTCATTGGGATATGAACGTCAACGCCTTTCTCTGAAATTCTCTGCTCAGCATGTAGGTGTATGGGGACAGGATGCCTTGGTGGATAAGAACGGCCGTTTCATATTGAATGAAGCATGGGCTGCATTTGAATTTAATGATTATTGGTTTATGCAGTTGGGAAGACAGGCTCTTTCGTATGACGATGAGCGTATTCTCGGAGGGTTGGACTGGAATGTAGCCGGACGTTATCACGATGCTCTGAAAATTGGATATAGAAAAAATGGGCATCAGCTTCATGGTATATTTGCATTTAATCAGAATGACGAGAATGTTATAGGAGGAACATTCTATGATAGCAGCAAGACAAAGCTGTATAAGAATATGCAGACTTTATGGTATCATTATGATTTTGCTTCAACCCCTTTACAGTTTTCAATTATGGCAATGAATCTTGGCCAGGAGGGAGGCGATGCTGAGTCAAGAAAATCTGACACTCAATATATGCAGACATTCGGAACATACATTAAATATGCTCCCGGCCAATGGAATTTATCCGGTGCATTTTATTATCAGTTCGGCAAGAATGTATCATCACGTTCAGTATCAGCTTTTATGGGTAGTGCACGTGCTTCATATAATATAAATAAAAGCTGGTCTGTAAATGTTGGAACTGATTACTTGAGTGGAAATGATAAGTCTGACGGAACATATAAGGCTTTCAACCCATTATATGGAACACACCATAAGTTTTATGGGGCAATGGATTATTTCTATGCTTCTGATTTTATTGGAGGTTATAACCCAGGGCTTTCCGATACTCAGATTGGAGTTGGTTATAAGGTGTCTTCTTCAGTATCGATGGGAATGAATTATCATTATTTTGCTACAGCTGTGAAACTTGAAAATCTGGAACGTTCATTAGGATCTGAAATTGATTATCAGCTGGACTGGAAGATAATGAAGGATGTAAGTTTGTCTTTAGGCTATTCTGTAATGTTCGGGACTTCAACAATGGATATTGTAAAAGGAGGTAACCATAACAGCTGGCAAGACTGGGGATGGATATCACTGAATATAAACCCACAAATCTTTTGTAAGTGA
- a CDS encoding pyridoxamine 5'-phosphate oxidase family protein: MRKVSREMDSNWALEIMRKAPYITVSFTRPDGTAYGVPLSLASNGDDIWYFHCAPEGDKLDAIAVNPEVCLSAVTKCQPTVGPKDGTFTLQYRSAIAFGKAEVVTDNEEKILALRLISQRFLPKHMDAFEEAVKRSLHRTAVVKVTLSTPPTGKRKQYDKNGDEMKYGRME, encoded by the coding sequence ATGAGAAAAGTAAGTAGGGAAATGGACAGCAACTGGGCATTGGAAATAATGCGCAAAGCTCCATATATAACGGTTAGTTTTACAAGACCGGACGGTACTGCATATGGAGTACCATTATCTTTGGCCAGTAATGGTGATGATATTTGGTATTTTCATTGTGCTCCAGAAGGTGATAAACTTGATGCTATAGCAGTAAATCCAGAAGTATGTCTTTCTGCTGTTACAAAATGCCAACCTACGGTTGGTCCTAAAGATGGAACTTTCACTCTTCAGTACCGTTCGGCTATTGCATTTGGAAAAGCTGAGGTTGTTACTGATAATGAAGAAAAGATTTTGGCATTGAGATTAATTAGCCAACGCTTTCTGCCAAAACACATGGACGCTTTTGAGGAAGCAGTTAAAAGAAGCCTTCATCGTACAGCTGTAGTCAAAGTAACCTTGTCGACTCCTCCAACAGGCAAGCGTAAACAATACGATAAGAATGGCGATGAAATGAAGTATGGAAGGATGGAGTAG
- a CDS encoding aspartate aminotransferase family protein: MNLFDVYSIFPINIVRGSGCYVYDDNGNSYLDFYGGHAVISIGHSHPYLVKCMYEQMQNLMFYSNSVVNKLQEKLAYELGEISGYSDYSAFFVNSGAEANENALKLASFHTGKKKVIAFRNSFHGRTSAAVEVTDNPLITAPLNCNDNVYFSGMDIAEVESVLRSGDVCAVIIEGISGVGGIRVPEDDFLKELRKLTIQYGAILIMDEIQSGYGRTGKFFAHQWSGIKPDIITVAKGIANGFPFSGVLISDVFKPRKGMLGTTFGGNHLGCAAALSVIQVMKTENLIENANNVGDYFIHKLRSIESPLITDVRGRGLMIGVEFAISVSKIREMLLFNHHIFTGYSGRNILRILPPLCITKSEVDYFIDKLVCCLDKLGCKND, from the coding sequence ATGAATTTGTTTGATGTTTATTCTATATTCCCTATAAATATTGTTAGGGGTTCTGGTTGTTATGTTTACGATGACAACGGTAATTCATATTTGGATTTTTATGGTGGACATGCTGTAATATCAATAGGGCATTCTCATCCGTACCTTGTAAAATGTATGTATGAGCAGATGCAGAATCTGATGTTTTACTCTAACTCAGTAGTTAATAAACTTCAGGAGAAGCTTGCATATGAATTGGGGGAAATCTCCGGGTATTCTGATTATAGTGCATTTTTTGTAAATTCTGGAGCTGAGGCAAATGAGAATGCCCTTAAACTAGCCTCGTTCCATACCGGAAAGAAAAAGGTGATAGCATTCAGAAACTCTTTTCATGGTCGTACATCAGCAGCAGTAGAGGTAACAGACAATCCTTTGATCACAGCTCCTCTTAATTGCAATGATAATGTATATTTTTCAGGAATGGATATAGCTGAGGTGGAAAGTGTATTGCGTAGCGGAGATGTTTGTGCTGTAATAATAGAAGGTATTTCTGGGGTTGGTGGAATAAGAGTTCCAGAGGATGATTTTCTTAAAGAATTGCGTAAGCTGACTATACAATATGGCGCAATTCTAATTATGGATGAAATACAGTCTGGCTACGGGCGTACAGGAAAGTTCTTTGCTCATCAATGGAGTGGCATTAAACCGGATATCATTACTGTAGCCAAAGGTATAGCCAACGGCTTTCCATTTTCAGGTGTTCTGATAAGTGACGTTTTCAAACCTCGTAAGGGAATGCTTGGAACTACATTTGGCGGTAATCATCTTGGGTGTGCTGCTGCATTGTCGGTGATACAGGTCATGAAAACTGAAAACCTGATAGAAAATGCAAATAATGTGGGAGATTATTTCATACACAAACTGCGTTCTATTGAATCGCCATTAATCACTGATGTTAGAGGACGTGGGCTAATGATAGGAGTTGAGTTTGCCATATCTGTGTCAAAGATCCGAGAGATGCTTCTGTTCAATCACCATATCTTTACCGGATATTCTGGTAGGAATATTCTGAGAATATTGCCTCCATTATGTATTACAAAGTCGGAAGTTGATTATTTCATTGATAAGTTAGTATGTTGTTTGGATAAATTAGGATGTAAGAATGATTAA